A window of Vulpes lagopus strain Blue_001 chromosome 21, ASM1834538v1, whole genome shotgun sequence contains these coding sequences:
- the LOC121479822 gene encoding translation initiation factor IF-2-like encodes MAFVGQGPQCAAGQRPTATLVASRPLTLRGCFRFWQSFSVSTVSADSYNDFGKDEASNRWREGAGAAGQGNGLSSQVQAGKQAAGAGLGQSWVQGPLAPQSRSSHPGGLRPQATTSGALPSGALTQRTRSCKTQERSTFLPPRSDKEDSGSACALPQAWLLESHTCQLHTEAPASPPSAWPAPLPLGHSCEGPTLPSPLCQPCRPLSPPGAGLGAPPPSSHSRTPQPSPLGPNRSCLAGVRPQASPTAGPALALRLLPVRCAQLSPVGRLRSISRPRLQQEGLGLAVRGAMPAAGRSVLRLQRGPRKGCVARSTDWASQAPPALASCGRHTAAPTSWCPLEKAGGAPPFVGSPAFRKRHPLLQPKPQARAQHPITPEPFRPGSSSGRQPWPQWIERGAVEAPSPQPQLEKERCGAPPQLTAASRRSAGAGQEQEQERCQRPRPRPQSRSLSWRRRGEPQAPGFAPSLTAPPTSAATRPQGPGPLGLGAGGPGAPQDTAGPACHGHVHTACSRGLRGKRGLSHGARGLSPARQQPLLGLAASLPPTWYQAHTPPPEITLLTPGAPLACAWRPALRHTPAPGPSCRPLLSLSTHVIPFWGHAPQRPRLPYPPPLLSSLLPPLPALLPGHPFARVIYRSKR; translated from the exons ATGGCCTTCGTGGGGCAG GGGCCCCAGTGCGCAGCTGGGCAGCGGCCCACGGCCACCCTGGTGGCCTCTCGGCCCCTCACCTTGAGAGGATGCTTCAGATTTTGGCAAAGCTTCTCCGTATCCACGGTCTCAGCCGATTCTTATAATGACTTTGGAAAGGATGAAGCAAGTAACAGATGGAGGGAAGGGGCCGGAGCGGCCGGCCAGGGCAACGGCCTCAGCTCGCAGGTGCAGGCGGGGAAACAGGCCGCGGGCGCCGGGCTGGGGCAGAGCTGGGTCCAAGGCCCCCTGGCCCCGCAGAGCCGCTCGTCGCACCCGGGGGGGCTGCGGCCCCAAGCCACCACATCGGGTGCCCTCCCCAGCGGTGCTCTCACCCAGCGGACACGCTCCTGCAAAACTCAAGAACGCTCCACGTTCTTACCCCCAAGATCAGACAAAGAAGACAGCGGAAGCGCGtgtgccctgccccaggcctggctcctgGAGTCACACACCTGCCAGCTGCACACGGAGGCTCCCGCATCCCCGCCCTCAGCCTGGCCCGCACCCCTGCCGCTCGGCCACTCCTGTGAGGGCCCCACTCTGCCGTCCCCCCTTTGCCAACCCTGCCGCCCGCTCTCCCCTCC GGGAGCGGGCCTGGGAGCCCCCCCTCCGAGCTCCCACAGCCGCACCCCACAGCCCTCGCCCCTTGGGCCCAACCGCAGCTGCCTGGCGGGTGTGCGACCACAGGCG AGTCCCACAGCCGGCCCAGCCCTCGCCCTGCGGCTCCTGCCTGTCAGGTGTGCCCAGCTCTCCCCTGTGGGCAGGCTTCGGAGCATCTCCAGGCCACGGCTGCAGCAGGAGGGCTTGGGGCTGGCCGTGCGGGGCGCGATGCCGGCTGCGGGGAGGAGCGTGCTGCGGCTCCAGCGGGGGCCACGGAAGGGATGT GTCgcacgctctactgactgggccagccag GCACCCCCCGCCCTGGCGAGTTGCGGAAGACACACAGCTGCCCCTACGTCTTGGTGCCCACTGGAGAAGGCTGGAGGAGCTCCGCCATTCGTAGGATCCCCAG CCTTCCGGAAGCGGCACCCCCTGCTCCAGCCCAAACCCCAGGCTAGGGCCCAGCACCCCATCACCCCAGAGCCGTTCAGGCCAGGCTCTAGCTCGGGACGCCAGCCTTGGCCCCAGTGGATTGAGAGGGGAGCCGTGGAGGCGCCCAGCCCCCAACCCCAGCTGGAGAAGGAG AGATGCGGAGCGCCTCCCCAGCTAACGGCTGCGAGCAGAAGGAGCGCAGGCgcggggcaggagcaggagcaggagcggTGCCAGCGCCCGCGCCCTCGTCCCCAGAGCCGCTCCTTGTCCTGGAGGCGCCGCGGTGAGCCGCAGGCACCCGGCTTCGCCCCCAGCCTCACCGCGCCCCCCACCTCTGCAGCCACCAGGCCCCAAGGCCCCGGACCTCTGGGTCTCGGAGCAGGTGGCCCTGGTGCCCCACAGGACACCGCCGGCCCAGCCTGCCACGGACACGTGCACACAGCCTGCTCCCGAGGCCTCCGTGGGAAACGCGGCCTCAGCCACGGAGCAAGGGGCCTGAGCCCGGCCAGACAGCAGCCGCTCCTCGGCCTCGCAGCCTCACTGCCGCCAACATGGTACCAGGCGCACACCCCGCCCCCCGAAATCACCCTCCTCACCCCCGGGGCGCCCCTGGCCTGTGCCTGGCGACCCGCCCTCAGACACACACCCGCACCCGGACCGTCCTGCCGGCCGCTGCTGTCCTTGAGCACGCACGTCATCCCATTTTGGGGACACGCTCCGCAGAGACCTCGCCTGCCCTaccccccacctctcctttcttcacttctccctccccttcccgccctcctccctgggCACCCGTTTGCCAGGGTTATTTATAGAAGCAAGCGATAA